A single window of Anopheles moucheti chromosome 2, idAnoMoucSN_F20_07, whole genome shotgun sequence DNA harbors:
- the LOC128298365 gene encoding cGMP-dependent protein kinase 1-like: MASRKKTDEENLKRRRLAKFRFKRLVHVVICNRYWITEIEDREIGNNVHRNVAVIDRRLTHTGTLTIIEKKILNSPPAERTDNQRQLLTKALRQIECLQDISLEQLDDFAGCATFEYFGAGRVILREGQHPHAAYFMANGEVVVSRLRWDNINCTYYDTPCGTRSRGQMFGEIALLHHCPRTATCSTATDCELLRLSRKDFDRILKHTLQERWRQLQLALERFDYFKYWSSAQVRECCLLSRIVTFEFQQKLPVNTDKKDAYFVLSGLCMILQSLTVSKTSGSYKLLPVATNESFAAKQTTADVDDSKLPQKQTIEHRFIDVGTFGCGSVFGLGETMPHRMVVARNRVQCLLIPRDWLLEKEQNVGNTWLRVRMKLDMAIQRDRLFELFMRDQNWQRYRKILVREFIHRNGRHNLTQYADVPIMCRIEQGMV; this comes from the exons ATGGCGTCCAGGAAAAAGACGGAT GAAGAGAATTTGAAAAGACGTCGCCTAGCAAAGTTTCGCTTCAAACGCTTAGTGCACGTAGTGATCTGCAATCGCTACTGGATCACCGAAATCGAAGACCGTGAAATCGGCAATAATGTACATCGAAACGTTGCTGTTATTGACCGGCGGCTCACTCACACAGGGACTCTTACGATAATC GAAAAGAAGATTCTCAACAGCCCCCCAGCAGAGCGAACAGACAATCAGCGACAGCTCCTGACAAAAGCCTTGAGGCAGATAGAATGCCTTCAGGATATAAGCTTAGAACAGCTTGACGACTTTGCTGGTTGTGCTACATTCGAATATTTTGGTGCGGGAAGAGTTATTTTACGAGAAGGCCAACATCCGCATGCAGCTTATTTCATGGCCAATGGAGAGGTCGTCGTCAGTCGGCTAAGATGGGACAAT ATCAACTGTACATATTATGATACACCATGTGGAACTCGTTCACGTGGGCAAATGTTTGGTGAAATTGCACTCCTACATCATTGTCCACGGACAGCTACTTGCAGTACAGCCA CCGACTGCGAATTATTGCGCCTCTCTCGAAAAGACTTCGATCGTATTCTTAAACATACACTTCAGGAACGTTGGCGACAGTTGCAACTTGCATTGGAGCGGTTTGATTACTTCAAATATTGGTCCAGTGCACAG GTCAGAGAGTGTTGTCTGTTGAGCCGAATCGTTACGTTTGAGTTTCAACAGAAGCTTCCGGTGAATACCGACAAAAAGGATGCATACTTCGTGTTAAGTGGCCTATGTATGATATTGCAGAGTTTGACAGTGTCCAAAACGAGCGGATCCTACAAGCTGTTACCGGTTGCGACTAACGAATCATTCGCCGCTAAACAAACGACTGCTGACGTGGACGATTCTAAG CTTCctcaaaagcaaacaattgaACATCGGTTTATAGATGTTGGCACCTTTGGCTGCGGTTCTGTGTTTGGACTCGGGGAAACCATGCCGCACCGAATGGTGGTAGCCCGTAACCGGGTGCAATGTCTGCTGATTCCGCGCGACTGGTTATTAGAGAAGGAACAGAATGTAGGTAACACTTGGTTGCGAGTTCGCATGAAACTCGATATGGCCATCCAGCGGGATCGACTTTTTGAACTGTTCATGCGTGATCAAAACTGGCAGCGTTACCGAAAGATTCTAGTGCGCGAATTCATCCATCGAAATGGACGCCATAATCTAACGCAGTATGCTGATGTGCCAATTATGTGTCGAATAGAGCAAGGGATGGTTTAA